A region of Fibrobacter succinogenes subsp. succinogenes S85 DNA encodes the following proteins:
- a CDS encoding alpha-1,4-glucan--maltose-1-phosphate maltosyltransferase, which translates to MATIPTLKENLVIENIRPSIEGGRFMLKREPGDTVTLQADIFRHSHEKYDAAIFYRHVSKKKWEQAPMHFVDNDLWEGSFTVGNIGYYEYKICAWTKEPKDVPTESPVMKLRVDPVYSRVGTWYEMWPKSQGTDPKKSATWKDCEKQLDYIAGLGFDTVYLVPIHPIGVTNRKGANNALHAKVDKKGNPLEPGCPYAVGNKNGGHYDVDPELGTMKDFEHFAKTARAKGLRLALDIALNCSPDHPYVKSHPEWFYHEPDGSIKFAENPPKKYEDIYPFDYYNENYKELWKEIENIILFWADKGVEIFRIDNPHTKPFPFWEWLIADVKEKRPELVFLAEAFTRPKMMHRLAKSGFDMSYTYFAWRSAKWEFEQYLKELTQSDAKEYMRGIFFPTTPDIFPKYLAYKGANAFKQRYFLAATLSSLTGMYNGYELCENIPSPIKEELADSEKYQYKVHNWSGPGIQDFVRRLNVARQEHVALQEYDNLDFHYAQNDQLMVYSKKSGDDVILCVCNMDMDHVQEGIVELDMAKLGLQNDSFFFLKDIVTGESYVWRGNKNYVKLDPAKAPGHMFVVKKI; encoded by the coding sequence ATGGCTACTATTCCAACTCTAAAAGAAAATCTCGTTATTGAAAATATCCGCCCGAGCATTGAGGGCGGCCGCTTCATGCTCAAGCGTGAACCCGGTGATACCGTGACCCTCCAGGCAGACATCTTCCGCCACAGTCACGAAAAGTACGATGCTGCGATTTTTTACCGCCACGTTTCCAAGAAAAAGTGGGAACAGGCTCCGATGCATTTTGTCGACAATGACTTGTGGGAAGGCTCCTTCACTGTCGGCAACATCGGCTATTACGAATACAAAATTTGCGCATGGACCAAGGAACCGAAGGATGTTCCGACCGAAAGTCCGGTGATGAAGCTCCGTGTGGACCCGGTCTACAGCCGCGTGGGTACGTGGTACGAAATGTGGCCGAAGAGCCAGGGAACGGATCCGAAAAAATCTGCGACTTGGAAGGATTGCGAAAAGCAGCTCGACTACATTGCAGGGCTTGGCTTCGATACTGTTTACCTTGTTCCGATCCACCCGATTGGTGTCACGAACCGTAAGGGCGCAAACAACGCGCTCCACGCCAAGGTCGACAAGAAGGGCAATCCGCTTGAACCGGGATGCCCGTATGCCGTTGGTAACAAGAACGGCGGTCATTACGATGTGGATCCGGAACTCGGGACCATGAAGGACTTTGAACATTTTGCAAAGACCGCTCGCGCCAAGGGACTTCGCCTTGCGCTCGATATCGCGCTCAACTGCAGCCCGGACCATCCGTATGTGAAGTCTCACCCGGAATGGTTCTACCACGAACCGGATGGCAGCATCAAGTTTGCAGAAAACCCGCCCAAGAAGTACGAAGACATCTACCCGTTCGATTACTACAACGAGAACTACAAGGAACTCTGGAAGGAAATCGAAAACATTATTTTGTTCTGGGCCGACAAGGGCGTTGAAATTTTCCGTATCGATAACCCGCACACCAAACCGTTCCCGTTCTGGGAATGGCTCATTGCTGACGTGAAGGAAAAACGTCCGGAACTCGTGTTCCTCGCCGAAGCTTTCACGCGCCCGAAGATGATGCACCGCCTTGCAAAGTCCGGCTTTGACATGAGCTACACGTATTTCGCATGGCGTTCTGCAAAGTGGGAATTCGAACAGTACTTGAAGGAACTCACGCAGTCCGACGCTAAGGAATACATGCGTGGTATCTTCTTCCCGACAACTCCGGATATCTTCCCGAAGTATCTTGCATACAAAGGTGCAAACGCCTTTAAGCAGCGCTACTTCTTGGCTGCGACGCTTTCGAGCCTCACGGGTATGTACAACGGATACGAACTCTGCGAAAACATCCCGAGCCCGATCAAGGAAGAACTCGCCGATAGCGAAAAGTATCAGTACAAAGTGCACAACTGGTCTGGTCCGGGCATTCAAGACTTTGTTCGTCGTCTGAATGTTGCCCGTCAGGAACATGTCGCCTTGCAGGAATATGATAACCTCGATTTCCATTACGCTCAGAACGACCAGCTCATGGTTTACTCCAAGAAGTCTGGCGATGACGTGATTCTCTGCGTGTGCAATATGGACATGGACCACGTGCAGGAAGGTATTGTTGAACTCGACATGGCAAAGCTTGGCCTCCAGAACGATTCGTTCTTCTTCTTGAAGGACATCGTGACTGGCGAAAGCTATGTATGGCGTGGTAACAAGAACTATGTGAAGCTTGACCCTGCAAAGGCTCCTGGTCACATGTTCGTGGTGAAGAAGATCTAA
- a CDS encoding glycosyl hydrolase family 5 — MKKILLSSILAAGACAMFNACSDDSPSPLTPSVAASSSSVDWLVGSSSSVDGNSDLGSSSSVVPGSSTSNSSSSVVVPPNSATSSSNDGPSQSSSSVNPTSSATPNSSAVESSSSAEPELGADGFPTLESYGPPPAEYTKDISATAKRGWNTRYWDACKPHCSWLRENANDVTRADTSSDAAYIADYGTARNCNIRDVEVPTFTLGDVSKSWFGYNGTRSACGDEKEKGVFTCTDMAPIAVNDTLSYAYVAGTADSKCGKCYHLQYDGHFANEMENNPPRETHKALKGKHMIVMASNIGNDVAGGNANLPAGQFDLMVPGGGVGAFDALTVQVNKGRDFNWGAGFGGFLTECQNKLGYDATLAAYQTCIKDMCDAAFGDAGLPNLLRGCHWFADWYKAADNPTYYIEEVECPQYLIDHYMSRFNTTTQTNIKKVTDWSTYKEGDVLDTLHCWKAGEAPPENGWQNPSAGCDVK, encoded by the coding sequence ATGAAAAAAATTTTATTGAGTTCTATATTGGCTGCGGGCGCTTGTGCAATGTTTAATGCCTGCTCTGATGATTCTCCGTCTCCGCTTACTCCGTCTGTTGCGGCATCTTCATCGAGTGTTGATTGGCTTGTTGGAAGCAGCTCTAGTGTAGATGGGAATAGCGATTTGGGATCCAGCTCTTCTGTTGTGCCGGGGTCCAGTACCTCTAACTCGAGTTCTTCTGTGGTTGTACCGCCTAATTCGGCGACGAGTTCTAGCAATGATGGGCCGTCTCAGTCGAGCTCTTCTGTCAATCCGACATCTAGCGCCACTCCGAATTCGTCAGCCGTTGAAAGCTCTAGCAGTGCTGAACCAGAATTAGGTGCAGATGGATTCCCGACTCTTGAATCTTACGGCCCGCCTCCGGCCGAATACACCAAGGACATTAGCGCTACGGCAAAGCGCGGTTGGAATACCCGCTATTGGGACGCTTGCAAGCCGCATTGCTCTTGGCTTAGGGAAAACGCTAACGATGTGACTCGTGCAGACACGTCTTCCGATGCGGCCTACATTGCCGACTATGGCACTGCGCGTAACTGCAACATTCGCGATGTCGAAGTCCCCACCTTTACCTTGGGTGATGTTTCGAAGTCCTGGTTCGGTTACAACGGGACCAGGAGCGCTTGCGGCGACGAAAAGGAAAAGGGCGTGTTCACCTGCACGGACATGGCGCCTATTGCCGTGAACGACACGCTTTCTTATGCGTACGTTGCGGGCACTGCCGATAGCAAGTGCGGCAAGTGCTATCACTTGCAGTACGATGGCCACTTCGCGAACGAGATGGAAAACAACCCGCCAAGGGAAACCCACAAGGCGCTCAAGGGCAAGCACATGATTGTGATGGCCTCCAACATCGGTAACGATGTGGCGGGCGGTAATGCTAATTTACCTGCAGGCCAGTTCGACTTGATGGTGCCGGGCGGTGGCGTGGGCGCCTTTGACGCTCTTACTGTTCAGGTAAACAAAGGCCGCGACTTCAACTGGGGCGCAGGCTTTGGCGGATTCTTGACCGAATGCCAGAACAAGCTCGGTTACGATGCTACTCTCGCCGCGTACCAGACTTGCATCAAGGATATGTGCGACGCGGCCTTCGGCGACGCAGGCCTTCCGAACCTGTTGCGCGGTTGCCATTGGTTTGCCGACTGGTACAAGGCTGCAGACAATCCGACCTACTACATCGAAGAAGTGGAATGCCCGCAGTACTTGATCGACCATTACATGAGCCGATTCAACACCACTACGCAAACCAACATCAAGAAGGTGACGGACTGGTCCACTTACAAGGAAGGCGATGTGCTTGACACGCTCCATTGCTGGAAGGCAGGCGAGGCTCCTCCGGAAAACGGCTGGCAAAATCCGAGCGCCGGCTGCGATGTTAAATAA
- a CDS encoding DEAD/DEAH box helicase, with protein MAEDLSCGPEIDIPENNDNSKLQLEADAFLNAIAGGADEDQADEAAFFAANPDGIVVDDNGEVLESGANSKIKKGEKVEFINDDETTSEQEKPAEAEDATAATDSANLNEDPADEEDVGDESLVTFDDLGLSPEVLEAVKLAGYETPSPIQAKAIPALLQGANLLGTAQTGTGKTAAFSLPLLSRINFNGRETSMLVLTPTRELAIQVSDAIQQYAVKMQNVTVVPVYGGQDIAIQLRALKRKASIVVATPGRLIDHIKRGSISLGAVKAIVLDEADEMLDMGFMEDVETILKEIPADAQRALFSATMPDSVKKIIDQHLGEYEEARIEGKTTTVENICQRYLLVKNEHKIEALARVLEGEEFDGVLIFVRTKQNTTEVAEKLESRGFNVAPLNGDLAQSMRERTINRLKMGKLDIVVATDVAARGIDVDRISLVVNYDIPYDTESYVHRIGRTGRAGRSGNAILFITPREKRMLKTIEKATRQPIDVMEMPTSEQISKKRVDAFKAKVKSVVSYGELDQFKELVRALAAEGCNMKDGVALEDGSVNEMTAEDIAAAVIKMYQKKQPLFPNLPPLEAPKERREKVRTGRDFLGESRNEDFGLNSEEQKRMRKERKEGLNGVEEGFLRYYLGVGRIDHVTPRDIVGAIAGEANINSSNIGRIKLFDKFSTVELPNTLPQDVLDILSEMTIRGNDARFRVMTDEPPEGPAPGTRPHASREERRSFHRDRKGGFHDDERRGGFRKNREGGDRFGDKPFENRKARRERQFADRKPSKFEDKPFRKDRDERSFGDKPFRKTRRFGRV; from the coding sequence ATGGCAGAAGATCTTTCTTGCGGCCCGGAAATTGACATTCCGGAAAATAACGACAACTCTAAATTGCAGCTTGAAGCAGATGCGTTCTTGAACGCCATCGCAGGCGGAGCAGACGAAGACCAGGCTGATGAAGCCGCATTCTTTGCAGCAAATCCGGACGGCATCGTCGTTGACGACAACGGCGAAGTTTTGGAATCCGGTGCAAACTCCAAAATTAAGAAAGGCGAAAAAGTCGAATTTATCAACGATGACGAAACGACTAGCGAGCAAGAAAAGCCCGCTGAAGCAGAAGACGCAACAGCCGCGACTGATTCGGCAAACTTAAATGAAGACCCCGCAGACGAAGAAGATGTCGGCGATGAATCTTTGGTGACGTTCGACGATCTTGGCCTCTCTCCGGAAGTTCTCGAAGCGGTCAAACTCGCCGGTTACGAAACGCCCTCACCCATCCAGGCTAAGGCCATCCCGGCGCTTTTGCAGGGCGCAAACCTTCTCGGAACAGCACAGACAGGTACCGGCAAGACAGCAGCATTCTCGCTCCCGCTCCTTTCGCGCATCAACTTCAACGGACGCGAAACGTCTATGCTCGTGCTCACGCCGACACGCGAACTTGCGATCCAGGTTTCAGACGCCATCCAGCAATACGCCGTCAAGATGCAAAACGTGACGGTTGTTCCGGTCTATGGCGGTCAGGATATCGCTATCCAGTTGCGCGCCCTCAAGCGCAAGGCAAGCATCGTCGTTGCCACACCGGGCCGTTTGATTGACCACATCAAGCGCGGTTCTATTTCGCTCGGAGCAGTCAAAGCCATCGTCCTCGACGAAGCCGATGAAATGCTCGACATGGGCTTCATGGAAGACGTGGAAACCATCCTCAAGGAAATCCCCGCCGACGCCCAGCGCGCCCTCTTTAGCGCCACCATGCCGGACAGCGTCAAGAAGATTATCGACCAGCACCTGGGTGAATACGAAGAAGCCCGCATCGAAGGCAAGACGACCACGGTCGAAAACATTTGCCAGCGCTACTTGCTCGTGAAAAACGAACACAAGATCGAAGCGCTCGCCCGCGTGCTCGAAGGCGAAGAATTTGACGGCGTACTCATTTTCGTGCGCACCAAGCAGAACACCACCGAAGTGGCCGAAAAGCTCGAAAGCCGAGGCTTCAACGTGGCCCCGCTTAACGGTGACCTCGCCCAGTCCATGCGCGAACGCACCATCAACCGTCTCAAGATGGGCAAGCTCGATATCGTCGTCGCAACAGACGTCGCCGCCCGCGGTATTGACGTGGACCGCATTTCGCTCGTTGTGAACTACGACATTCCGTACGACACCGAATCCTACGTGCACCGCATTGGCCGTACAGGCCGTGCAGGCCGCAGCGGTAACGCCATCTTGTTCATCACGCCGCGTGAAAAGCGCATGCTCAAGACCATCGAAAAGGCAACTCGCCAGCCGATTGACGTGATGGAAATGCCGACCTCCGAACAAATTAGCAAGAAGCGTGTTGACGCATTCAAGGCTAAAGTCAAGAGCGTTGTAAGCTACGGTGAACTCGACCAGTTCAAGGAACTCGTCCGCGCACTCGCTGCAGAAGGTTGCAACATGAAGGATGGCGTAGCCCTCGAAGATGGCTCCGTCAACGAAATGACCGCCGAAGACATCGCTGCCGCCGTCATCAAGATGTACCAGAAAAAACAGCCGCTTTTCCCGAACCTCCCGCCGCTCGAAGCTCCGAAGGAACGTCGCGAAAAAGTCCGCACAGGCAGAGACTTCCTCGGCGAAAGCCGCAACGAAGATTTCGGCCTCAATAGCGAAGAGCAGAAGCGCATGCGTAAGGAACGCAAAGAAGGCCTAAACGGCGTCGAAGAAGGCTTCTTGCGCTATTACCTTGGCGTTGGCCGCATCGACCATGTGACCCCTCGCGACATCGTGGGTGCAATCGCCGGCGAAGCAAACATCAACAGCAGCAACATCGGCCGCATCAAGCTCTTTGACAAGTTCAGTACCGTAGAACTCCCGAACACACTCCCGCAAGACGTTCTCGACATCTTGTCCGAAATGACCATTCGTGGCAACGATGCACGCTTCCGCGTGATGACCGATGAACCACCCGAGGGTCCCGCACCGGGAACAAGACCGCACGCTAGCCGCGAAGAACGCCGCAGTTTCCATCGCGACCGCAAGGGAGGCTTCCACGACGATGAACGCCGTGGCGGATTCCGCAAGAATCGCGAAGGCGGAGACCGCTTTGGCGACAAGCCTTTTGAGAACCGCAAGGCACGCCGCGAGCGCCAATTCGCCGACCGCAAACCCAGCAAGTTCGAAGACAAGCCCTTCCGCAAAGACCGCGACGAACGCAGCTTTGGTGACAAGCCATTCCGCAAGACACGCCGTTTCGGAAGAGTCTAA